CTGGAGCTCAGCCCCGAGCTGCGCGAGATCGTCGGCAAGGTGCGCTCCGACGATCCCTATATCGCCGGCGTGCGGGTCGGACAGAACCGGCCGCGCATCGTGCGCCTGGTCATCGACCTGAAGCAGTCGACCGCGCCGCAGGTGTTCACGCTGGCGCCGGTGGCCGCCTACCAGCACCGCCTGGTGTTCGACCTGCACCCGACGCACGAGCGCGATCCGCTGCTGGCGCTGATCCGCGAAAAGGAAAGCGCCGACCAACAGGCCGCCAAGGCGGTGCAGGACGCGCTCGGCGAATTCATCGACAAGCTCGACAAGCCGCCGTCGGTCGCCACCGCGCCCAAGCCGCCGCTCGCCGCTCCGGGACCGGAGGTGGCGGTGCCGCCGGTCGCCTCGGCTTCCTCGGCGCTGCCGCCCGCGGTCGCGCCGCCGGGCGCCGGCAAGGTGGACCGTCTCATCATCGTGGCGCTGGACCCCGGCCACGGCGGCGAGGATCCCGGCGCCATCGGCCCGAGCGGGCTGCGCGAGAAGGACGTGGTGCTGCAGGTGGCGCTGCAGCTGCGCGATCGAATCAATGCGGTGTCCGGCATGCGCGCCATGCTCACCCGCGACGCGGATTTCTTCGTGCCGCTGCACGAGCGCGTGCGCAAGGCCCGGCGCGTGCAGGCCGATCTCTTCGTGTCCATCCACGCCGACGCCTTCATGACGCCGGAAGCACGCGGCGCGTCGGTGTTCGCGCTGAGCCACGGCGCGGCCAGCAGCGCCACCGCGCGCTGGATCGCCGACAAGGAGAACGCCGCCGACCTGGTCGGCGGCGTCAACATCAAGTCGCGCGACGCTGCGGTGGCACGCGCGCTGCTCGACATGAGCACCACGGCGCAGATCAAGGACAGCCTCAAGCTCGGTGGCGAGGTGCTGGGGCAGATCGGCAAGGTCGGCAAGCTGCACAAGCCGCGTGTCGAGCAGGCAGGCTTCGCGGTGCTGAAGGCACCCGACATCCCCTCGATCCTCGTCGAGACGGCCTTCATTTCCAACCCGCAGGAGGAATCCAGATTGCGCGACCCGGACTACCAGGCCCAGCTCGTCGATGCACTGACCGTCGGCATCAAGCGCTACTTCGCGAAGAATCCGCCGCTTGCACGGCAGCGCGCGCTGTGACGAAGGTGCTGGAGACCGAGCGGCTGGTGCTGCGCCACATCGAGGCCGACGATGCGGCGTTCATCCTGGAGCTGCTCAACGAGCCGGGCTGGCTGCGCTTCATCGGCGATCGCGGCGTGCGAACCCTCCAGGGAGCGCGCGACTACATCCGCAACGGCCCGGCCGCGATGATCGAGCGGCACGGCTTCGGGCTGTTCCTCGTCGAGCTGAAGGCGGACGGCACGCCGCTCGGCATGTGCGGCCTGATCAAGCGCGACGGGCTGAGCGACGTCGACATCGGCTTCGCCTTCCTCGAGCGCCACGGCCGCAAGGGGTACGCGCTCGAGTCGGCGTCGGCGGTGATGGACCATGCCCGCGCCGTGCTGGGGCTGTCGCGCGTGGTCGCGATCACGTCGGTGGACAACCACGCCTCGATCCGCCTGCTGGAGAAGATCGGCCTGCGCTTCGTGCGCATGGTCACCCTGCCCGGCAACGACGAGGAGATCAGGCTGTTCGCGACCGCCTAGGCCCTGTCGACGCTCGGGGCCTCGCGCCGGGGTGCCTGCCACGTCCTAGGCGAGCTGGCGCCGCCGCCCCTTCCACGCCCCGAAGATCGCGATCAGCCCGGGCAGGATGATCATTGCCCAGATGATCTTGTCGAGGTTGTCCTTGACCCACGGGATGTTGCCGAACAGGTAGCCGGCGAGCGTGACGCCGCCGACCCACAGCGAGCCGCCGGTCACGTCGTAGAACGTGAACTTTCTTCGCGTCATCTGCGCGACCCCGGCGACAAAGGGCGCGAAGGTGCGAAGGAACGGCATGAAGCGCGCCAGCACGATGGTGATCCCGCCGTACTTCTCGTAGAACTCGTGCGCCTGCTCGAAGGCCCGCTTGTTGAAGAAGCGCGAGCTCTCCCACTGGAACACCTTGGGCCCGAAATAGCGGCCGATGGTGTAGTTGCTCTGGTTGCCGAGAATGGCGGCGGCCGTCAGCAGCCCGATCGACAGCGGCAGGTTCATCAGACCGGCGCCGCACAGCGCGCC
The Piscinibacter sp. XHJ-5 DNA segment above includes these coding regions:
- a CDS encoding DedA family protein; translation: MDFIAPLIDFILHVDVHLANFVQAYGTWVYALLFAIIFVETGVVVMPFLPGDSLLFVVGALCGAGLMNLPLSIGLLTAAAILGNQSNYTIGRYFGPKVFQWESSRFFNKRAFEQAHEFYEKYGGITIVLARFMPFLRTFAPFVAGVAQMTRRKFTFYDVTGGSLWVGGVTLAGYLFGNIPWVKDNLDKIIWAMIILPGLIAIFGAWKGRRRQLA
- a CDS encoding N-acetylmuramoyl-L-alanine amidase, coding for MGGLVLLLGARELAYGASIVAVRVWPASDYTRVTIESDTALAARHFMADNPSRLVIDVEGLELSPELREIVGKVRSDDPYIAGVRVGQNRPRIVRLVIDLKQSTAPQVFTLAPVAAYQHRLVFDLHPTHERDPLLALIREKESADQQAAKAVQDALGEFIDKLDKPPSVATAPKPPLAAPGPEVAVPPVASASSALPPAVAPPGAGKVDRLIIVALDPGHGGEDPGAIGPSGLREKDVVLQVALQLRDRINAVSGMRAMLTRDADFFVPLHERVRKARRVQADLFVSIHADAFMTPEARGASVFALSHGAASSATARWIADKENAADLVGGVNIKSRDAAVARALLDMSTTAQIKDSLKLGGEVLGQIGKVGKLHKPRVEQAGFAVLKAPDIPSILVETAFISNPQEESRLRDPDYQAQLVDALTVGIKRYFAKNPPLARQRAL
- a CDS encoding GNAT family N-acetyltransferase — protein: MTKVLETERLVLRHIEADDAAFILELLNEPGWLRFIGDRGVRTLQGARDYIRNGPAAMIERHGFGLFLVELKADGTPLGMCGLIKRDGLSDVDIGFAFLERHGRKGYALESASAVMDHARAVLGLSRVVAITSVDNHASIRLLEKIGLRFVRMVTLPGNDEEIRLFATA